Genomic segment of Nonomuraea helvata:
CCGGAGAGTCCCACGGCCCCGAACTCGTCGCCATCCTCGAAGGCCTGCCGGCCGGGGTGGAGGTGACCACGGCCGCCATCGACGAGGCCCTGCGCCGCCGGAGGCTCGGTTATGGCCGCGGCGCGCGGATGAAGTTCGAGCAGGACCAGGTCACGATCGTGGGCGGCGTCCGCCACGGCCGCACGATGGGCAGCCCCGTCGCCATCCGCATCGGCAACACCGAGTGGCCCAAATGGGAGAAGGTCATGGCGGCCGACCCGGTCGACCCGGCCGAGCTGGAGGGCCTCGCGCGCAACGCGCCCAGGTCCCGTCCGCGCCCGGGCCACGCCGACCTGGCGGGCATGCAGAAGTACGGGTTCGACGACGCCAGGCAGGTGCTCGACCGGGCCAGCGCCCGCGAGACGGCCGCCCGCGTCGCGCTCGGCGAGGTCGCCAGGCGCTTCCTCAAGCAGGCGCTGGGCGTCGACATCGTCAGCCACGTCACCGAGATCGGCGGCGCGAAGAGCCCGGCCGAGACCCTGCCGGGGCCCGGCGACCTGGCCAGGATCGACGAGGACCCGGTGCGGTGCTCCGACCCCGACGGCAGCGCCGCGATGATCGCCGTGATCGACAAGGCCCACAAGGACGGCGACACGCTCGGCGGCGTCGTCGAGGTTCTCGCGTACGGCCTGCCGCCCGGCCTCGGCAGCTACACGCACTGGGACCGCAGGCTCGACTCCCGCCTCGCCGGCGCGCTCATGGGCATCCAGGCGATCAAGGGCGTCGCGGTCGGCGACGGCTTCGAGACCGCGCGCAGGCCGGGCTCCCGAGCCCACGACGAGATCGAGTACACCACCGAAGACGGCGTACGACGCATCACCAACCGCGCGGGCGGCGTCGAGGGCGGCATGACGAACGGCGAGATCCTGCGCGTCAGCGCCGCCATGAAGCCGATCTCCACCGTCCCCAGGGCGCTGGCCACCATCGACGTCAAGACCGGCGAGGCGGCCAAGGCCCACCACGAGCGCTCCGACGTCTGCGCCGTCCCGGCCGCCGGCATCGTGGCCGAGGCCATGGTCGCGCTGGTGCTGGCCGACACGGCGCTCGAGAAGTTCGGCGGCGACTCCGTCGAGGAGGTCGCCCGCAACCTGTCCGGCTACCTGTCTTCGATGGTGATCAAATGACTCTCGCCGTGCTGATCGGTCCCCCTGGATCCGGTAAGACCACACTCGGGCTGCTGCTCGCCGAGCGGCTCGGCGTCGGGTTCCGCGACACCGACTCCGACGTGGAGGCCGTGGCGGGCAAGCCCGTCTCCGACATCTTCGTCGAGGACGGTGAGGCCCGCTTCCGCGAGCTGGAGCACGAGGCCGTGCGCCGGGCGCTGGCCGAGCACGACGGCATCCTCTCGCTCGGCGGCGGCGCCGTGCTCAACGAGGAGACGCAGGCCCTGCTCGACGGCCACCACGTGGTCTACCTGCAGGTGGGGCTGTCCGACGCGGTCCAGCGGGTCGGCCTCGCCTCCGCCAGGCCGCTGCTCGTGCTCAACCCGCGCAGCCAGCTGAAGAAGCTCATGGAGGAGCGGCGGCCGGTCTACGAGCGGCTCGCGTCGGTCACCGTGGTGACCGACAAGCGTGAGCCCGAGGAGCTCGCCGACGAGATCGTCAAGGGGCTGCCCTCATGAGCGAGCGACCAATCAAACACAGCCGCCTTGTCGCGGTCATGCGACCGACGAAGGAGGGCGCATGAGCGCCACGCGGATCACCGTACGCGGCGACAGCCCGTACGACGTGGTGATCGGCACCGGCGTGCAGGCCGAGCTGACCACGCTGCTCAAGCCCGGCGTGCGCACCGTCGCCGTCATCCGTCCTGAGACCCTGCCGGAGATCTCCGGCCCGGTCGGCGCGGCGCTGCGCGAGGCCGGCCACGAGGTGGTCGAGCTGCCCGTGCCCGACGGCGAGCAGGCCAAGACCGTCGAGGTGGCCGCCGGGCTCTGGTCGGCGCTCGGCCGCCACGGCGTGACCCGCTCCGACGCCGTGGTGGGCGTGGGCGGCGGCGCGACGACCGACCTGGCCGGGTTCGTGGCGGGCACGTGGCTGCGCGGCGTGCAGGTCGTGCTCGTGCCGACGACGCTGCTGGCCATGGTCGACGCGGCGGTCGGCGGCAAGAACGGCATCGACACCCCCGAGGGCAAGAACCTCGTGGGGACGTTCCTGCCGCCCGCCGGAGTGCTGTGCGAGCTGTCCACGCTGGCGAGCATGCCGAAGCGGGACTACGTGGCCGGCCTGGCCGAGATCATCAAGGGCGGCTTCATCGCCGACCCGGAGATCCTCCGGCTGATCGAATCCGACCCGGAGGCCGCCACCCGGCCCGACGGCCCGCACACCCGCGAGCTGATCGAGCGCAAGATCCAGGTCAAGGCCGACGTCGTGGGCGCCGACCTGCGCGAGGCGGGCCTGCGCGAGATCCTCAACTACGGCCACACCCTCGCCCACGCCATCGAACGCGAGGAGCACTACGCCATCCGCCACGGCGAGGCCGTCGCCATCGGCATGGTCTACGCCGCCGAGCTCTCCAGGCTCTCCGGCCGCGCCGACCTCGTCGAGCGCACCCGGTCCATCCTCACCAGCGTCGGCCTGCCCATCGCCTACCGCGCCGACGCCTGGCGGTCGCTGCGCGACCACATGCGGCTGGACAAGAAGAACCGCGGCGCCAAGCAGCGGTTCGTCGTGCTCGACGGGCTGGCCAGGCCGGGCCGGCTCGAAGGCCCCGCAGAAGAGCTGCTCGAAGCCGCCTACAAGGAGATCTCCGGATGATCCTGGTGCTCAACGGCCCCAACCTGCGCCGGCTCGGCACCCGCGAGCCCGACGTGTACGGGGCGGAGACGTTCGACGACCTGGCCGCCCTCTGCCGCGACACGGGCAGGAAGCTCGGCGAGCACGTCGAGGTGCGCCAGACCGACGACGAGGCCGAGCTGATCGGCTGGATCCACGAGGCCGCCGACGGCCGCATCCCGGTGGTGCTCAACCCGGCCGCGTTCACCCACTACTCCTACGCCCTGCGCGACGCCATCAAGCAGCGCACGGCCCCGCTCGTCGAGGTGCACATCAGCAACCCCGCCGCGAGGGAAGAGTTTCGCCATAACTCGGTCGTCGCCGGGGTGGCGACGGGCACGATCGCGGGGTTCGGACTACAGTCATACGTTCTTGCGCTGCAGGCTATTGCGGAGATGAACACCACCTCATGAGGCACTACAAGTCCTTCGTCGCCGTCGGCGACAGCTTCACGGAAGGACTGAACGATCCCGGCCAGAACGGTCACTACCGTGGCTGGGCGGACCGGGTGGCCGAACGGCTCGCCGCCGACGAGCCCGGCTTCCGCTACGCCAACCTGGCCGTGCGCGGCAAGGTGCTCGACCAGATCGTCACCGAGCAGGTGCCGCTGGCCGTCGAGATGGCGCCCGATCTGGTCAGCTTCTGCGCCGGGGGCAACGACCTGCTCAGGCCGGGCAGCGACCCCGACGAGATGGCCAAGAAGCTCGCCCGCGCCGTCCGCGACCTGCGGGCCGGGGGCGCCGACGTGGTGCTGTTCACGGGGGTGGACCCGCGCGACACGCCGCTGATGCGACGGCTGCGCGGCCGCTTCGCCATCTTCTACCTGCACATCCGCTCCATCGCCGACCTGTACGGGTGCCGGGTGGTGGACCTGTGGTCGATGCAGGGGCTGCGCGACTGGCGGGCGTGGAGCGCGGACCGGCTGCACATGAACGCGGACGGGCACCGGCTGGTGGCGGCGCGGGTGCTGGATGTGCTGGGGGTGCCGTTCGAGGACTGGCGCATGGACTGGCCGCCGCAGGCCGTGGATCCCCGGGCTCGGCGGCGCGAGGATGCCCAGTGGATCCGCGAGCACCTGGTGCCGTGGATGTCCCGCCGACTCCGCGGCGTCTCCTCGGGCGATGGTCTTTCTCCTAAGCGCCCCGATTTGAGTCCGTTCTGATTCGCTGCGGCTTCGTGCGGGGTTGATGGCCTTTCATCTTGTACGGCTGCGCACGGGCAGGCCACCCGCCGTACTTCGGCTGATGGAGCGGCGAGCCTGGGGCGGAGAGCGGCAGCCTGCGTGACCAGCGGAGCCCCGTGCGAGCGCGACCATGAGCAGAGCCTTCCAGGAAACGGCCTCTGACCCTTCACCGGCTGAGCGCCGTTACGGAGCGCCTTCTTGGCCGGCTGGGTGGTGCGTCCCCATGCCCGCCGCACACGTTGCGCCGAGCTCCACCGCACACCTCCTCACCGCACCGGCGCCCGACTGCGCGCCGCATCACGCCCGCCCTCGAGGCGCGTCCGCGTGGCAACGCGCCCCCGAAGCGCGGTCATCCCGCGCCCCCGTTGCCGGGCGTACGTGAGGTCAGTCTGCCGACTCTGCTGCCAGGCGCTTCAAGGCGGCCCTGGGGATGGCCGGGTCCGTGGTGCGCCAGAACGGGGGGAGGGAGCCCAGGAGGAAGCCGCTGTAGCGGGCCGTGGCGAGCCGGGGGTCGAGGACCGCGATGACGCCCTTGTCGTTCTGGGCCCGCAGCAGCCGCCCCGCCCCCTGGGCCAGGAGGAGGGCGGCGTGGTTGGCGGCGACCGCCATGAAGCCGTTGCCGCCCCTGGCCGCCACGTGGCGCTGACGGGCCGACGTCAGCGGATCGTCGGGGCGGGGGAACGGCACCCGGTCGATGATGACCAGGCGCAGCGAGGGCCCGGGTACGTCCACGCCCTGCCACAGCGACAGCGTGCCGAACAGGCATGTCGGCTCGTCCTCGGCGAACTGCTTGACCAGCAGCATCGTCGAGTCGTCCCCCTGACAGAGCAGCGGCACGTCCAGCCGCTCGCGCAGCGCCTCCGTGGCCGCCTTGGCCGCGCGCATCGACGAGAAGAGGCCGAGCGTGCGCCCCCCGGCCGCCTCGATCAACTCGACGATCTCGTCCAGGTACTGCTCGGGCAGCCCGTCACGCCCCGGCTGGGGCAGGTGCTTGGCGACGTACAGGATGCCCGCGCGCGGGTGGTCGAACGGCGAGCCCACGTCGATGCCCTGCCAGCCCTTGCCCTCGCCCAGCCCCCACTGCGCGGCGAGGCCGTCGAACGTGCCGCCCAGTGCCAGCGTGGCGGAGGTGAGGATCACCGTGCGCTCGCCGAACAGCTTGTCGCGCAGCATCCCGCTGACCGTCAGGGGCGCGACCCGGAGCATGGGCGGACGACGGTCGGTGCCGGCGTCGAGCCAGACCACCTCGGCCCGGTCGGCCTCCGAGTCGTGGCCGTACGCCTCGAGCATGCGCACGGCCGTGTCGTGCACGTCGTCCAGGGTCGAGAACGCGGCCTTGCGCTGCCCCGCCTTGTCGGGGTCGTCCTTGTCGGCGCCGCGCGGCCCCAGGGCCGTGATGCACCGCCAGGCGGTGTCGCGTATGAGGGCCAGCGTGAGCCCGAGCACCTGCGGCAGCTCGTCGATGCGCCCGGGCGGCGCGGCCGTCAGCAGTGCCTTGAGGTCCTCGCCCGCCTCCTGGAGCTGGTCGGCGATCGCCTGCTCGATCAGCCGCCCCACCCGGCGCACCGCCAGTGACACGGTGAGCTCCGACAGCTCGCCGGTCACCACCGACGTCACCCGGTCGACCAGCTCGTGGGCCTCGTCCACGACCACGACCTCGTGCTCGGGCAGCACCGGCAGGTCGCCCATGGCGTCGATGGCCAGCAGCGCGTGGTTGGTCACCACGACGTCCACCTCGCCCGCACGGGCGCGGGCCAGCTCGGCGAAGCATTCGGCGCCGCTCGGGCAGCGCTGGGCCCCCAGGCACTCCTGCGCGCTCACCGAGAACTGCCGCCACGCCTGCTCGCTCACCCCCGGCACCAGCTCGTCGCGGTCGCCGGTCTCGGTCTCGTCGGCCCACTCCTGGATGCGCTGGACCATGCGGCCGGTCGCGCTCACCTCGCGCGGGTCGAAGAGCTGGTCCTGCTCGTCCTCCTCGGGCCAGCCCGCCGTGGCCTTGTAGCGGCACAGGTAGTTGCGCCGGCCCTTGAGGATGGCGAACGTCGGCTCGTGCGGCAGCTCCTTGCCCAGCGTCTCGGCCAGCCGGGGCAGGTCGCGGTCGACGAGCTGGCGCTGCAGCGCGATCGTGGCCGTGGAGATCACGACGGGGGAGTCGCTCTCCATCGCGTGGCGGATCGACGGCACGAGGTACGCCAGCGACTTGCCGGTGCCGGTGCCGGCCTGGACCGCCAGGTGCTTCTCGTCGTCGATGGCCTGCTGCACGGCGTGGACCATGGTGAGCTGGCCCTGCCGTTCGCTCCCTCCGAGAGCGTTTACCGCGACCTTGAGCAGTTCGTCCACTGACGGGAGATGGGAGTCCGGCACGGCAGTAAACGCTACCCGCATTCCGGGGTCGCCGTGCCGAACGCGCTGTGATCGGCCAGACGCATCCCGGCGTTCCCGGGACGCTCCCGGCTGGTCCCATGGCACACTGGGCGACCGGGACTCCGGCTGGGTGAAGAAAGTTCTTCACGGACTGTGACCAGTGGGGTTCCCGGTGTAGGTGGGAAGTCCGGTTTCCAGAGGGTTTTCCGGGGTTGAGTGGACGGATAAAGGCTGGTTAAAGCAGTATGTCTGCCATGTCGGAAGTTGTCCCGTTGCCGTCGTTCGGCGAAGTGTTCTTCGATGCACGAGGTCAGGAGCGGTGTCTCCGTGTCACGTGGCATGAGGGCACGCTGGTTCTCAGCCTCTGGCGCGGCGAGATGTGCACAGCGAGCTTCCGTATGCCGATGGAGGACGTCGGCCGCCTGCTCGACACGCTCGACGAGGGGTTCGCGGAGGCCACGGGCGAGCAGCCCGCCGTGCCCGCGCACGACCCGGGCACCGAGGTCATCCCGGGCACCGGCCAGTACCATCGGCCGCCCCAGCAGGTCTCGGCACCGCCGCAGCAGCACCAGCCTCAACACCAGCCCGACGACCGGCCCACGGCCGCCCTTTCGCCCAACGACGTCCTCGTGGCCAGAGGCGCCCCCTCCGCCCACCAGGACAAGCTGGTGGCCTCGTACAGCGAGACCACGGCGCCCCGGGACAGCATGCCCCCGGCGTACGGCGAACCGCCCCGGGAGCCGGCTCCGGCCTACGGCGACCCCTCCAGGGAGAATCCGGCCTACGGCGAGCGCAACCCCTTCACCGGGCCCCAGTACGTGGACAGCACCGGCCCCCAGCAGCGATACACCGGCGACCCCTTCAGCGGTCCGCAGTACACCGGCGATCCCTTCAGCGGACCGCAGTACACCGCGGACCCGCCCCAGTACGCCGCCCAGCCCGAGCAGCCCTTCGCCGGCCCGCAGTACTCCGACACCGGCCCCGTCTACCAGATGCCCGGCGAGCAGCGCAGCCAGTCGCCGCTGAGCACCGATCCGCTCGGCTTCCCCTCCCAGGCGCCCGCTCCCCACCAGCCGTCCCAGCACCGCGCCGACCCGTTCCAGAACGACCCGTACCCCTCCGACCCCTACGCCCGGCGGCCTGAGGCTTACCAGCAGCCACAGCAGCCACAGCAGCCACAGCAGCCACAGCAGCTACAGCCGCAGCAGGTCCAGGGCGCCGCGGGCCTGGGCACCCCCATGCACGGCATCCCCGGCGCGGGCAGGCGCCGCTCCGCGCCCCAGCCCGTCCGCGACGACTACGCCTCCTACCAGCAGAGCCAGCCGAACCCCGTGGACCCGCTGCTCGCCATGGGGCGGCCGGAGCCGTCGCAGGGCGACCCGCTGTCCCGCCCCTACGTCGGGGACCCCATGTTCTCCACGGGCGAGCGCCTGCGTCCCGAGCAGCAGCCGGACTACCACGAGCGGAGCGACCGCAGGGAGTGGTGACACACTCCTGAGCACCGGCAGGTACGCTCCTGGCGAGGCGATCGGGCCGAGGCAGAAGGAGCGCCGGTGAATCCGAGCATGGGCCTGCAACTGCTGCTGCTGGCCGGTGGCGCCATCGGCGTCGCGGCCGTGGCGCGGCGCAAGGGCTGGCCGGCCCCGTTGCTGCTGGTGGCGGCGGGGCTGCTGGTCTCGCCGCTGGTGCCGTCGGTGCCGCTGCAGCCGGAGCTGGTGCTGTACGTGTTCCTGCCCCCGCTGCTCTACTCCGCCGCGCTCGACAGCTCCTACCTGAGCCTGCGCGAGGTCAAGCGGGCCGTGGCGCTGCTGTCGATCGGGCTCGTGCTGTTCACCACGGCCGTCGTCGGGATGGTCGTCCACCTGATGCTGCCCGCCCTGCCGCTGGCGCTGGCGTTCGCGCTGGGCGCCATCATCGCGCCGCCCGACGCCGTGGCCGCCGTCGCG
This window contains:
- the aroB gene encoding 3-dehydroquinate synthase codes for the protein MSATRITVRGDSPYDVVIGTGVQAELTTLLKPGVRTVAVIRPETLPEISGPVGAALREAGHEVVELPVPDGEQAKTVEVAAGLWSALGRHGVTRSDAVVGVGGGATTDLAGFVAGTWLRGVQVVLVPTTLLAMVDAAVGGKNGIDTPEGKNLVGTFLPPAGVLCELSTLASMPKRDYVAGLAEIIKGGFIADPEILRLIESDPEAATRPDGPHTRELIERKIQVKADVVGADLREAGLREILNYGHTLAHAIEREEHYAIRHGEAVAIGMVYAAELSRLSGRADLVERTRSILTSVGLPIAYRADAWRSLRDHMRLDKKNRGAKQRFVVLDGLARPGRLEGPAEELLEAAYKEISG
- a CDS encoding ATP-dependent DNA helicase — encoded protein: MRVAFTAVPDSHLPSVDELLKVAVNALGGSERQGQLTMVHAVQQAIDDEKHLAVQAGTGTGKSLAYLVPSIRHAMESDSPVVISTATIALQRQLVDRDLPRLAETLGKELPHEPTFAILKGRRNYLCRYKATAGWPEEDEQDQLFDPREVSATGRMVQRIQEWADETETGDRDELVPGVSEQAWRQFSVSAQECLGAQRCPSGAECFAELARARAGEVDVVVTNHALLAIDAMGDLPVLPEHEVVVVDEAHELVDRVTSVVTGELSELTVSLAVRRVGRLIEQAIADQLQEAGEDLKALLTAAPPGRIDELPQVLGLTLALIRDTAWRCITALGPRGADKDDPDKAGQRKAAFSTLDDVHDTAVRMLEAYGHDSEADRAEVVWLDAGTDRRPPMLRVAPLTVSGMLRDKLFGERTVILTSATLALGGTFDGLAAQWGLGEGKGWQGIDVGSPFDHPRAGILYVAKHLPQPGRDGLPEQYLDEIVELIEAAGGRTLGLFSSMRAAKAATEALRERLDVPLLCQGDDSTMLLVKQFAEDEPTCLFGTLSLWQGVDVPGPSLRLVIIDRVPFPRPDDPLTSARQRHVAARGGNGFMAVAANHAALLLAQGAGRLLRAQNDKGVIAVLDPRLATARYSGFLLGSLPPFWRTTDPAIPRAALKRLAAESAD
- a CDS encoding SGNH/GDSL hydrolase family protein, whose translation is MRHYKSFVAVGDSFTEGLNDPGQNGHYRGWADRVAERLAADEPGFRYANLAVRGKVLDQIVTEQVPLAVEMAPDLVSFCAGGNDLLRPGSDPDEMAKKLARAVRDLRAGGADVVLFTGVDPRDTPLMRRLRGRFAIFYLHIRSIADLYGCRVVDLWSMQGLRDWRAWSADRLHMNADGHRLVAARVLDVLGVPFEDWRMDWPPQAVDPRARRREDAQWIREHLVPWMSRRLRGVSSGDGLSPKRPDLSPF
- a CDS encoding shikimate kinase, with amino-acid sequence MTLAVLIGPPGSGKTTLGLLLAERLGVGFRDTDSDVEAVAGKPVSDIFVEDGEARFRELEHEAVRRALAEHDGILSLGGGAVLNEETQALLDGHHVVYLQVGLSDAVQRVGLASARPLLVLNPRSQLKKLMEERRPVYERLASVTVVTDKREPEELADEIVKGLPS
- the aroQ gene encoding type II 3-dehydroquinate dehydratase; this encodes MILVLNGPNLRRLGTREPDVYGAETFDDLAALCRDTGRKLGEHVEVRQTDDEAELIGWIHEAADGRIPVVLNPAAFTHYSYALRDAIKQRTAPLVEVHISNPAAREEFRHNSVVAGVATGTIAGFGLQSYVLALQAIAEMNTTS
- the aroC gene encoding chorismate synthase, giving the protein MLRWLTAGESHGPELVAILEGLPAGVEVTTAAIDEALRRRRLGYGRGARMKFEQDQVTIVGGVRHGRTMGSPVAIRIGNTEWPKWEKVMAADPVDPAELEGLARNAPRSRPRPGHADLAGMQKYGFDDARQVLDRASARETAARVALGEVARRFLKQALGVDIVSHVTEIGGAKSPAETLPGPGDLARIDEDPVRCSDPDGSAAMIAVIDKAHKDGDTLGGVVEVLAYGLPPGLGSYTHWDRRLDSRLAGALMGIQAIKGVAVGDGFETARRPGSRAHDEIEYTTEDGVRRITNRAGGVEGGMTNGEILRVSAAMKPISTVPRALATIDVKTGEAAKAHHERSDVCAVPAAGIVAEAMVALVLADTALEKFGGDSVEEVARNLSGYLSSMVIK